The window CGGAACCTGGAACGTCACCCGCGCGCCCGCCGCGGTCGTCGCCCGCGGCGCCGCCGTCGCATACGTGTTCTGCGTGATCGACCCGGCGGGCAGATTCGCCCGCCCCAGCTCCACCCCGTTCAGATACAGCACCACCCCGTCATCGGCGATCACCGACACCGTCCCGTCCTTCACCGACGCCGCATCCGACACGGAGAACGACGTCCGGAACTGCGCACTCAACGGCTTCGTGGCCAGATTCGACGGATCGATGTTCGTCGCCACCGTCGCCCCCCGCCCCAGCACACCCTTCCCGACCGCCCACGACGACGCATCAAACCCTGCCGTGTTCCAGTCCCCCGGCACCGCATCCGCCGAGTACCGCCACGACCACGACGACCCGCTCGGCACCGACACCGCCGGGCCCACCGGAGCCGCAGCCGTCGTCGTCGCCTGCACCGTCACCGGAGTCGACGCCACCCCCGCAGCCGACACCGCCACCACCGCATACGTATACGCCGTCCCCGCCGTCAGCCCGGTATCCGTGAACGAGGTCGACGGAGCCGTCACCGTCCCGACCTTCACCCCGTTCCGCGACACCACATACGACGCCGCCGCCGTGGACTCGGCCGGAGCCGTCCACCCCAACGCCACCGACGTCTGCGCCGGCGTCGCCACCAGACCCGTCACCGTGCCCGGTGCGGGAGCCGGAGCCGTGCCCCGCTCCGCCGTGAACGCCAGGTCGAAGCTCAGGTCGGGCGTCGCACGGTAGTTCGCGTGCACCGATGCGGCGATCACGTTCGTGCCGGCGACGAGTGCACCGGCCGGGACGTCGAACACGACCCGGTTGCCGACCGCTGTCGCATTCGAGACCACGGCGTTCGCCAGCGAGTTCTGCGTGATCGCACCCGCGGGCATCCGCACCCGACCGAGCTCCACCCCGTTCAGGTACACGACCACACCATCATTCGCGATCACCGAGACCTTCCCGTTCACCACCGTCGTCGGGTCGTCCACCGTGAACGTCTTGCGGAACTGCGCGCTCAGCGGCTTGGTCGCCAGGTTCGAGGGATCGATGTTCGTCGCCGCCCCCGACACGCCCCGCGCGAACAGGCCCTTTCCGACCGCCCACGACGACGCGTCGAAGGTCGCCGCGTTCCAGTCCGCCGGCAGCGCATCCGACGAGTACCGCCACGACCACGAGTCCCCGTTCGTCACGAACGTCAATGCGTTCGGGGACGCCGGCTGCAGAGTGAACACCGCGGTGGATGCCGAGCGGTTGCCCGTGACATCCCGCGCCCGCACGACGTAGGTCGTCGCTTCGGCAGGAACCGGGACCGTCAGGTTTGCGGCCGTCGTCGACGCGATCACCCGGTTGCCACGCAGCACCTCGTACGTCACACCGGAACCCGCATCGGAGGATGCCCCCCACGCGAGCGTCGCGGTCGCCCCATCCGCGTTCGGCGTCGACGAGATCGCGCCCGGCGTCGACGGAGCCACGGAATCCCGCGGCGCGAACCGGATGAAACCGCCGGACCACTGGTTGACCTGCCCCGCCCGCATGGAGTCGGTCAGATCACCACCGATCCAGAGCGCGCCGGTGCTGTCGAAGAACGAGCCCCACACGCCCTGCCCCGCGCGCGACTGCACGACCGGGGACCAGTCGGGGATGTACTTGCCCGTCGCCGCATCCCAGGCACCGGCGTAGTTGATCTTGTCGACCTCGGTCCACGGGTCCGTGATCTCCTTCTTCAGATACTTGTCCTGGTAGGCGTGGTCGCCGCAGTGGCACCCCGCCACCACGATGGATCCGTTGTCGTCCACGGTCTGGATGTCGCCACCGTTGTGGGTGATGGATCCGCTGACGCGCTGGAAGGTGTTGCGGTCGTAGCCGAACAGCGAGTGCTGCGACCCGCCGAGGTACACCCGGTCTCCGATCTCCGCGACACCGTTCTGCCACAGGTACCCCTGATAGTGCCCCTGGGCGTCGACGGTCGACTCACTGAACGACGGCACCCACACCGGACTCGTCAGCGGAGCCCCGGCACCCGTCTGAATCGCCGTTCCGTCCGGCGTGTACGTGCCACCCTTGGAGTC of the Microbacterium sufflavum genome contains:
- a CDS encoding fibrinogen-like YCDxxxxGGGW domain-containing protein — protein: MNRMQNRVRGWGARALVGAALAAAAVAGSLVVPAEASAATALPDGKTQETAAASCWEIKQNYPSQPSGVYWLLTPKLVYPQQFYCDQVSLGGGWVMIGRGREGWKENYNGLGTPEQIFSTPSGTAAFKPAQLPAKTVDGLLNGGRPDQLPPNSIRVNRASALDGTRWQEVRFSLTRRDRWNWTLSGGNPVGSWVFGGYTGSGGWTGSVGWGGPTMPQGYGFGNDDGTGWNMTGVAQRATHKYLEGWSYGAQVTGADTPTSYMWAPAGQGYAIPFAQMFVRPQLKLADLDFGTVPSTGTPASTLPSIPNSDAMKTVWGVSGLANGQAGELNVEVAEFGQAGNTVFAGGNFQYVQQTRDGAGKVEQPYLAGFDVNTGQWVSSFRPVLNGQVKAIATLPDGRLAIGGQFTTVNGVAQPALAFLDPVTGQLSGQQVKAEHRTVGAVPYIHDLDIQGGYLYVAGSMTHLTAVGTTTSASAWNGGRINLATGLPDTNWNANLNGTTVAVDASARGDRAYFAGYFDSKGGTYTPDGTAIQTGAGAPLTSPVWVPSFSESTVDAQGHYQGYLWQNGVAEIGDRVYLGGSQHSLFGYDRNTFQRVSGSITHNGGDIQTVDDNGSIVVAGCHCGDHAYQDKYLKKEITDPWTEVDKINYAGAWDAATGKYIPDWSPVVQSRAGQGVWGSFFDSTGALWIGGDLTDSMRAGQVNQWSGGFIRFAPRDSVAPSTPGAISSTPNADGATATLAWGASSDAGSGVTYEVLRGNRVIASTTAANLTVPVPAEATTYVVRARDVTGNRSASTAVFTLQPASPNALTFVTNGDSWSWRYSSDALPADWNAATFDASSWAVGKGLFARGVSGAATNIDPSNLATKPLSAQFRKTFTVDDPTTVVNGKVSVIANDGVVVYLNGVELGRVRMPAGAITQNSLANAVVSNATAVGNRVVFDVPAGALVAGTNVIAASVHANYRATPDLSFDLAFTAERGTAPAPAPGTVTGLVATPAQTSVALGWTAPAESTAAASYVVSRNGVKVGTVTAPSTSFTDTGLTAGTAYTYAVVAVSAAGVASTPVTVQATTTAAAPVGPAVSVPSGSSWSWRYSADAVPGDWNTAGFDASSWAVGKGVLGRGATVATNIDPSNLATKPLSAQFRTSFSVSDAASVKDGTVSVIADDGVVLYLNGVELGRANLPAGSITQNTYATAAPRATTAAGARVTFQVPATLVKEGTNVLAASVHANYRGTPDLTFDAALTMPR